The following DNA comes from Poecilia reticulata strain Guanapo linkage group LG16, Guppy_female_1.0+MT, whole genome shotgun sequence.
NNNNNNNNNNNNNNNNNNNNNNNNNNNNNNNNNNNNNNNNNNNNNNNNNNNNNNNNNNNNNNNNNNNNNNNNNNNNNNNNNNNNNNNNNNNNNNNNNNNNNNNNNNNNNNNNNNNNNNNNNNNNNNNNNNNNNNNNNNNNNNNNNNNNNNNNNNNNNNNNNNNNNNNNNNNNNNNNNNNNNNNNNNNNNNNNNNNNNNNNNNNNNNNNNNNNNNNNNNNNNNNNNNNNNNNNNNNNNNNNNNNNNNNNNNNNNNNNNNNNNNNNNNNNNNNNNNNNNNNNNNNNNNNNNNNNNNNNNNNNNNNNNNNNNNNNNNNNNNNNNNNNNNNNNNNNNNNNNNNNNNNNNNNNNNNNNNNNNNNNNNNNNNNNNNNNNNNNNNNNNNNNNNNNNNNNNNNNNNNNNNNNNNNNNNNNNNNNNNNNNNNNNNNNNNNNNNNNNNNNNNNNNNNNNNNNNNNNNNNNNNNNNNNNNNNNNNNNNNNNNNNNNNNNNNNNNNNNNNNNNNNNNNNNNNNNNNNNNNNNNNNNNNNNNNNNNNNNNNNNNNNNNNNNNNNNNNNNNNNNNNNNNNNNNNNNNNNNNNNNNNNNNNNNNNNNNNNNNNNNNNNNNNNNNNNNNNNNNNNNNNNNNNNNNNNNNNNNNNNNNNNNNNNNNNNNNNNNNNNNNNNNNNNNNNNNNNNNNNNNNNNNNNNNNNNNNNNNNNNNNNNNNNNNNNNNNNNNNNNNNNNNNNNNNNNNNNNNNNNNNNNNNNNNNNNNNNNNNNNNNNNNNNNNNNNNNNNNNNNNNNNNNNNNNNNNNNNNNNNNNNNNNNNNNNNNNNNNNNNNNNNNNNNNNNNNNNNNNNNNNNNNNNNNNNNNNNNNNNNNNNNNNNNNNNNNNNNNNNNNNNNNNNNNNNNNNNNNNNNNNNNNNNNNNNNNNNNNNNNNNNNNNNNNNNNNNNNNNNNNNNNNNNNNNNNNNNNNNNNNNNNNNNNNNNNNNNNNNNNNNNNNNNNNNNNNNNNNNNNNNNNNNNNNNNNNNNNNNNNNNNNNNNNNNNNNNNNNNNNNNNNNNNNNNNNNNNNNNNNNNNNNNNNNNNNNNNNNNNNNNNNNNNNNNNNNNNNNNNNNNNNNNNNNNNNNNNNNNNNNNNNNNNNNNNNNNNNNNNNNNNNNNNNNNNNNNNNNNNNNNNNNNNNNNNNNNNNNNNNNNNNNNNNNNNNNNNNNNNNNNNNNNNNNNNNNNNNNNNNNNNNNNNNNNNNNNNNNNNNNNNNNNNNNNNNNNNNNNNNNNNNNNNNNNNNNNNNNNNNNNNNNNNNNNNNNNNNNNNNNNNNNNNNNNNNNNNNNNNNNNNNNNNNNNNNNNNNNNNNNNNNNNNNNNNNNNNNNNNNNNNNNNNNNNNNNNNNNNNNNNNNNNNNNNNNNNNNNNNNNNNNNNNNNNNNNNNNNNNNNNNNNNNNNNNNNNNNNNNNNNNNNNNNNNNNNNNNNNNNNNNNNNNNNNNNNNNNNNNNNNNNNNNNNNNNNNNNNNNNNNNNNNNNNNNNNNNNNNNNNNNNNNNNNNNNNNNNNNNNNNNNNNNNNNNNNNNNNNNNNNNNNNNNNNNNNNNNNNNNNNNNNNNNNNNNNNNNNNNNNNNNNNNNNNNNNNNNNNNNNNNNNNNNNNNNNNNNNNNNNNNNNNNNNNNNNNNNNNNNNNNNNNNNNNNNNNNNNNNNNNNNNNNNNNNNNNNNNNNNNNNNNNNNNNNNNNNNNNNNNNNNNNNNNNNNNNNNNNNNNNNNNNNNNNNNNNNNNNNNNNNNNNNNNNNNNNNNNNNNNNNNNNNNNNNNNNNNNNNNNNNNNNNNNNNNNNNNNNNNNNNNNNNNNNNNNNNNNNNNNNNNNNNNNNNNNNNNNNNNNNNNNNNNNNNNNNNNNNNNNNNNNNNNNNNNNNNNNNNNNNNNNNNNNNNNNNNNNNNNNNNNNNNNNNNNNNNNNNNNNNNNNNNNNNNNNNNNNNNNNNNNNNNNNNNNNNNNNNNNNNNNNNNNNNNNNNNNNNNNNNNNNNNNNNNNNNNNNNNNNNNNNNNNNNNNNNNNNNNNNNNNNNNNNNNNNNNNNNNNNNNNNNNNNNNNNNNNNNNNNNNNNNNNNNNNNNNNNNNNNNNNNNNNNNNNNNNNNNNNNNNNNNNNNNNNNNNNNNNNNNNNNNNNNNNNNNNNNNNNNNNNNNNNNNNNNNNNNNNNNNNNNNNNNNNNNNNNNNNNNNNNNNNNNNNNNNNNNNNNNNNNNNNNNNNNNNNNNNNNNNNNNNNNNNNNNNNNNNNNNNNNNNNNNNNNNNNNNNNNNNNNNNNNNNNNNNNNNNNNNNNNNNNNNNNNNNNNNNNNNNNNNNNNNNNNNNNNNNNNNNNNNNNNNNNNNNNNNNNNNNNNNNNNNNNNNNNNNNNNNNNNNNNNNNNNNNNNNNNNNNNNNNNNNNNNNNNNNNNNNNNNNNNNNNNNNNNNNNNNNNNNNNNNNNNNNNNNNNNNNNNNNNNNNNNNNNNNNNNNNNNNNNNNNNNNNNNNNNNNNNNNNNNNNNNNNNNNNNNNNNNNNNNNNNNNNNNNNNNNNNNNNNNNNNNNNNNNNNNNNNNNNNNNNNNNNNNNNNNNNNNNNNNNNNNNNNNNNNNNNNNNNNNNNNNNNNNNNNNNNNNNNNNNNNNNNNNNNNNNNNNNNNNNNNNNNNNNNNNNNNNNNNNNNNNNNNNNNNNNNNNNNNNNNNNNNNNNNNNNNNNNNNNNNNNNNNNNNNNNNNNNNNNNNNNNNNNNNNNNNNNNNNNNNNNNNNNNNNNNNNNNNNNNNNNNNNNNNNNNNNNNNNNNNNNNNNNNNNNNNNNNNNNNNNNNNNNNNNNNNNNNNNNNNNNNNNNNNNNNNNNNNNNNNNNNNNNNNNNNNNNNNNNNNNNNNNNNNNNNNNNNNNNNNNNNNNNNNNNNNNNNNNNNNNNNNNNNNNNNNNNNNNNNNNNNNNNNNNNNNNNNNNNNNNNNNNNNNNNNNNNNNNNNNNNNNNNNNNNNNNNNNNNNNNNNNNNNNNNNNNNNNNNNNNNNNNNNNNNNNNNNNNNNNNNNNNNNNNNNNNNNNNNNNNNNNNNNNNNNNNNNNNNNNNNNNNNNNNNNNNNNNNNNNNNNNNNNNNNNNNNNNNNNNNNNNNNNNNNNNNNNNNNNNNNNNNNNNNNNNNNNNNNNNNNNNNNNNNNNNNNNNNNNNNNNNNNNNNNNNNNNNNNNNNNNNNNNNNNNNNNNNNNNNNNNNNNNNNNNNNNNNNNNNNNNNNNNNNNNNNNNNNNNNNNNNNNNNNNNNNNNNNNNNNNNNNNNNNNNNNNNNNNNNNNNNNNNNNNNNNNNNNNNNNNNNNNNNNNNNNNNNNNNNNNNNNNNNNNNNNNNNNNNNNNNNNNNNNNNNNNNNNNNNNNNNNNNNNNNNNNNNNNNNNNNNNNNNNNNNNNNNNNNNNNNNNNNNNNNNNNNNNNNNNNNNNNNNNNNNNNNNNNNNNNNNNNNNNNNNNNNNNNNNNNNNNNNNNNNNNNNNNNNNNNNNNNNNgagtatctttgtttccattttggttggtggtgtgactcgtgattttttcaattaaaacaatgtaccttggctcaaaaaaggttgaaaaacactgatttaaagaaTAGCTGAAATGTGAGGTTTCCCAGACCAGCTGCAATAATGGGCCAGATTTGGACATAATCTctttatgaaacagaaacaccttAAATGTTTAACTACTAGTGAAAAATCTGCCTTGCAAGTTTTAGTCCTGTAGAAGTGAAGAAACCATGCAGTCACCTGCCAGACAGAAGAACAGACAACTTGTCAATAGCTGTTTTTCCTTCTACAGCAAAGAACTGGCCCTTTTCCAAGGTGTGGACAACTCCGTCACTGGAAGTCACTATCTTCCCAAAATGTGTAAGGGATACTCCGAGTCTTTTAAACATGCAATTATAAAGTTCCTCAAAGTCCTTGTCGAATGTGAGGCTCCTCAGCTTGTAGACTATATAGAGAGCCTGAGTCAAACACGCCCCGAACAGGGCGAAGTTCCAGAGGAAGGTGTCCGTGGTGCAGGGGTCGGACCACGCCCACACAGTGCTGCAGAAGAAGCCCACAGTCAGGAAGGTGAACAGGTAAAGGTGTCCGTAGAAACCGCTTCCTCCCATGAAGCCGAGGAAAAGCAGGATGTTGGCGAGGTGGAACAGAGATCCCTCCGCAGCCTCCTTCCATTCGCCACACAGCGGGAACGCTGGCGGCGCCGGCTTCACTGTCAGGTTCATGGCTTCAAAGTCCGGAGGCTCCATAGTGGTGGAAGCGAAGGAAGAACCAGCACAAGCACAGAATCAGCTCCGACCTGAAGACCTGCGGCTGCGGCTGCGGCTGCGGCTGCCTGTCTAACTTTTCCCTGTCCTGTTGGGTTTATGAGCGCACCGCCGCAGACAAACggagggagaagaggaggaagggggagggtgggggaggggctggtcacatttctatttaaagcaggggtccccaaactacggcccgcgggccggatccggcccgcctccacatttggacCGGCCCcttgaacaataccagagagcattcagattttttttcatatattgtattttccagtttatatgtagatttttcttcaaccaccagggggctctttagcaggaagtgtgtcctgtaaactgtgggtgttttgttttgcatggcgcattgctgccatctgttggacttttagggaactgcttgacttttatgttatttaatcagtgcgGTTGTTTGATAgcagtagagcagatgaacacacgtgtctgttatgaacgcTGCATTCAGGTCGAGTTCTtcaagcaatgcctgtaagtagcagcttatacttcaaaacgagcctttatgttaacatatgataaaataagtaacttgtttattgaattagttttggaaatacctgcgggcgatttgattatgtgctacgtcattgctaactagcaggctgctaagatttctcagGTCGTTACATAGCATTGCCGCTCATAGCATTCAGAGGTAGCTGCTGTATCAGTTGTACTATGCATCTGAAtataaaacacttctgtaagctgctctgagctcatcctgagttgtttgtgttttgacagtttcactccattctacatggaaataaaggaagaactaattaatcctgactcgtgtgaaaggagtttggctgatggttagttttggtacaagacaccatagtgagaccattacaaagtaaatcattgaaaataaaagaaaaaattacccattaaaacggaattaggttttaataaggaattgaaatttgagaatgttgttgatcagttaaatagcattgaggggaaatgctatttaacagctttttaaataatactgggatcattatgagaatttgaggtatagatattaggatccagtagatggcagtagtgcaacaataatggatgcaagctgctgttgaaatctaaagaagaagaagaaagtgcccaTTTTCTCatgcacatgctagtagcaacacaaaggatcagcacttttactgttacagttaccgttaggaaactaccgtaatcagttcagttaaatctaaacttaactttttctttttcaaccctaataaatgtgatattcaattgacctgttatgactcaaattttgggtgtccgcccccctctgctgctgctgcatcgctgtggaaaacctggagcgacagagatatctgaggcttatatgtgtgtttactggtttaaaaaaaaactttggggttgtggtttgttgtccggtgcggctcatagttaggaaaatacggattataatccttcctggatttttttctgtgaagaacccagagagagttatttgattgtgctttctggaaaacaatacatttttacatttacaaactcctgtaatcgtcacactttttctgctacaatctgactccggcccccagcagagaaggaaaaagatatgtggccctcacaggaaaaagtttggggacccctgatttaAAGTAAACAGGTTCACCAAACGcaatcattaaaatgtattatggaTTTTAATGATTGAATGAAT
Coding sequences within:
- the popdc3 gene encoding popeye domain-containing protein 3: MEPPDFEAMNLTVKPAPPAFPLCGEWKEAAEGSLFHLANILLFLGFMGGSGFYGHLYLFTFLTVGFFCSTVWAWSDPCTTDTFLWNFALFGACLTQALYIVYKLRSLTFDKDFEELYNCMFKRLGVSLTHFGKIVTSSDGVVHTLEKGQFFAVEGKTAIDKLSVLLSGRVHVTVNGEFLHYIYPFQFLDSPEWDSLRPSEEGIFQVTLHADDQCRYIAWRRKKLYLLFAKHRYIARIFALIVRSDISEKVYSLSDKAFDRAGHRYD